A DNA window from Gorilla gorilla gorilla isolate KB3781 chromosome 6, NHGRI_mGorGor1-v2.1_pri, whole genome shotgun sequence contains the following coding sequences:
- the SPAM1 gene encoding hyaluronidase PH-20, whose product MGVLKFKHIFFRSFVKSSGVSQIVFTFLLIPCCLTLNFRAPPVIPNVPFLWAWNAPSKFCLGKFDEPLDMSLFSLIGSPRINITGQGVTIFYVDRLGYYPYIDSITGVTVNGGIPQKISLQDHLDKAKKDITFYMPVDNLGMAVIDWEEWRPTWARNWKPKDVYKNRSIELVQQQNVQLSLTEATEKAKQEFEKAGKDFMVETIKLGKLLRPNHLWGYYLFPDCYNHHYKKPGYNGSCFNVEIKRNDDLSWLWNESTALYPSIYLNTQQSPVAATLYVRNRVQEAIRVSKIPDAKSPLPVFVYTRIVFTDQVLKFLSQDELVYTFGETVALGASGIVIWGTLSIMRSMKSCLLLDNYMETILNPYIINVTLAAKMCSQVLCQEQGVCIRKDWNSSDYLHLNPDNFAIQLEKGGKFTVRGKPTLEDLEQFSEKFYCSCYSTLSCKEKADIKDTDAVDVCIADGVCIDAFLKPPMDTEESQIFYNASPSTLSATMLIVSILFLIISSVARL is encoded by the exons ATGGGAGTGCTAAAATTCAAGCACATCTTTTTCAGAAGCTTTGTTAAATCAAGTGGAGTATCCCAGATAGTTTTCACCTTCCTTCTGATTCCATGTTGCTTGACTCTGAATTTCAGAGCACCTCCTGTTATTCCAAATGTGCCTTTCCTCTGGGCCTGGAATGCCCCAAGTAAATTTTGTCTTGGAAAATTTGATGAGCCACTAGATATGAGCCTCTTCTCTTTAATAGGAAGCCCCCGAATAAACATCACCGGGCAAGGTGTTACAATATTTTATGTTGATAGACTTGGCTACTATCCTTATATAGATTCAATCACAGGAGTAACTGTGAATGGAGGAATACCCCAGAAGATTTCCTTACAAGACCATCTGGACAAAGCTAAGAAAGACATTACATTTTATATGCCAGTAGACAATTTGGGAATGGCTGTTATTGACTGGGAAGAATGGAGACCCACTTGGGCAAGAAACTGGAAACCTAAAGATGTTTACAAGAATAGGTCTATTGAATTGGTTCAGCAACAAAATGTACAACTTAGTCTCACAGAGGCCACTGAGAAAGCAAAACAAGAATTTGAAAAGGCAGGGAAGGATTTCATGGTAGAGACTATAAAATTGGGAAAATTACTTCGGCCAAATCACTTGTGGGGTTATTATCTTTTTCCGGATTGTTACAACCATCACTATAAGAAACCCGGTTACAATGGAAGTTGCTTCaatgtagaaataaaaagaaatgatgatctCAGCTGGTTGTGGAATGAAAGCACTGCCCTTTACCCATCCATTtatttgaacactcagcagtctcCTGTAGCTGCTACACTCTATGTGCGCAATCGAGTTCAGGAAGCCATCAGAGTTTCCAAAATACCCGATGCAAAAAGTCCACTTCCGGTTTTTGTATATACCCGCATAGTTTTTACTGATCAAGTTTTGAAATTCCTTTCTCAA GATGAACTTGTGTATACATTTGGCGAAACTGTTGCTCTGGGTGCTTCTGGAATTGTAATATGGGGAACCCTCAGTATAATGCGAAGTATG AAATCTTGCTTGCTCCTAGACAATTACATGGAGACTATACTGAATCCTTACATAATCAACGTCACACTAGCAGCCAAAATGTGTAGCCAAGTGCTTTGCCAGGAGCAAGGAGTGTGTATAAGGAAAGACTGGAATTCAAGTGACTATCTTCACCTCAACCCAGATAATTTTGCTATTCAACTTGAGAAAGGTGGAAAGTTCACAGTACGTGGAAAACCGACACTTGAAGACCTGGAGcaattttctgaaaaattttatTGCAGCTGTTATAGCACCTTGAGTTGTAAGGAGAAAGCTGATATAAAAGACACTGATGCTGTTGATGTGTGTATTGCTGATGGTGTCTGTATAGATGCCTTTCTAAAACCTCCCATGGACACAGAAGAATCTCAAATCTTCTACAATGCTTCACCCTCCACACTATCTGCCACAATGTtaattgttagtattttgtttctTATCATTTCTTCTGTAGCGCGTTTGTAA